DNA sequence from the Sulfurimonas sp. HSL3-7 genome:
GGGCGGCGGGATCCGCAAACTCGAAGACATCTATGCCCTGCTGAACGTCGGCTGCGACAAGGTCAGCGTCAACTCCGCTGCAATCAAACGCCCCGAATTCATCAATGAGGGAGCCCAGCGTTTCGGTTCGCAATGTATCGTCGTCGCGATCGATGTGAAAAAGACGGGCGACCAGTACAACGTCTATCTCAACGGCGGCCGTGTCGATACCGGCCTCAACGCCCTTGAGTGGGCCAAAGAGGCGGTCGACCGCGGGGCAGGGGAGATCCTTCTCACCTCGATGGATGCCGACGGTACCAAAGCGGGCTTTGACATCCCGATCACCGAGCAGATCAGCAAGCTGCTCAATGTGCCTGTCATCGCCAGCGGCGGCGCTGGAACGATGGAACACATCAGAGAGGCCTTTGAGCACGGGGCCGATGCGGCGCTGGCGGCAAGCATCTTCCACTACAAAGAGATCGACATCATGGACCTCAAGCACTACCTCCATGACCACCACATCCCGGTAAGGTTATGATGCTTTTTACACCGCAACGAACAAACCGCACTCTTATAAGCATGTCACCTGACAATCAAACAGGAGTGTTTCTGTGATCATCTGCGCCGGCAACAACGAGACCTTCGAGTTCGCCACGCCGATGGGCGTCGGCCTGGTCGAAACAGCGATGAACCTGACCCGCCTCTGCCTCTTTGACAAACCCGAATTCCTGCTCTTTGTCGGAACGGCCGGCTCTTACGGCAAACACAATATCTTCGATATCATCGAGTCTAAAACGGCGGCCAATATCGAGCTGGCATTTTTGCAGAAAAAGGCCTATACGCCGCTCGACAATGTCGTCAGTACCCAGACAGAAGGGAAAAAGGACATCATCGTCAACTCCTCCAATTACATCTCCACCGATGCGGAACTGGTCAAAAAGTTCCTGAACTTCGGTGTCGAGATAGAGAACATGGAGTTCTTCAGTGTGCTGCGCATTGCCCAGGAGTTCGACATCCCTGCAGGCGGTGTTTTCTGTGTCACCAACTACTGCGACGAGAATGCGCATGCGGATTTTCTGAAAAACCACGACGAGGCGAAAGAGAAGCTGACACGCCACGTGAAACAACGCATCAAAGAGCTGACTGCCAGATAAAGTTCCTCAAATTTTTCAATCCCTCTGAAGTCCCTCTACGCTATTATTTCAATAATCTATTACGACGAGGCGACTGTGGCAGAGACAAAACCGACCATCCTTGACTATACCAAAGAGGAACTCCAGACCCTCGTCAAACCCGCCTTCCGTGCAAAACAGATCTTCGGCTGGATCTATAACAGCTTTGTCGACAGCTTCGACGAAATGCAGAACATCCCCAAAGCCCTCCGAGAAGAGCTCAGCGAAAAATTCATCCTCAATCCGCTCAAGATCCTGCACAAAGAGGAGTCTGCCGACGGTACCATCAAATACCTTTTCGAACTCCCTGACGGCAAGACCATCGAGACCGTATGGCTGAAGATGAAAGATGCCCAGTATGACGACGAAGGCAAACTGCTGCACGAGGCAAAGCACACCGTCTGCGTATCGACGCAGGTCGGCTGCAAGGTAGGGTGCAGCTTCTGTCTGACCGCAAAGGGGGGCTTCACCCGTGACCTTACTCCCGGCGAGATCGTCGCACAGGTGCTTACAGTCAAAAAAGACAACCAGCACGCCTCCAACCGCCGCGTCAACATCGTCTACATGGGGATGGGTGAGCCGCTCGACAACCTCGATAGCCTGACCAAGGCGATCAAGATCTTCAAAGACGAAGACGGTCTCGCCATCTCCGGCAAGCGCCAGACCGTCTCCACCAGCGGGATCAGTACCAAGATCGACAAACTGGGCGAGGCCGACCTGGGCGTCCATATCGCCATCTCGCTGCACGCCGTCGACGACGATCTTCGCACCGAACTGATCCCGATGAACAAAGCCTATAACATCCAGTCCATCATCGACGCAGTCAAACGTTTTCCTATTGACACCCGTAAACGGGTGATGTTCGAGTACCTGGTCATCAAGAACAGAAACGACGACCTTCAGTCGGCCAAAAAACTGGTCAAGCTTCTCAGCGGTATTAAGGCCAAGGTCAACCTGATCTACTTCAACCCCTATCCGGGGTCAGACTACCAACGCCCAAGCCGTGAAGACATGGTTGCGTTTCAGGAGTACCTTGTCAACCACGGTCTCCTCTGTACGATACGCGACTCGAAGGGGATCGATATCAGCGCTGCCTGCGGTCAGCTCAAAGAGACTAAAGAGAACGAGAAAAAGGAGTTGGTATGACCATGCTCGATATTACAGAGATAGGTTTTCTGATCGTCATTGTTGTTGTCGGTGTCGTAGGCATGATCTACGTCATCAAAAATGACAACGGCTAAAAGCACGCCTTCCAATCCTAAAATAGTGCATTACTGCAGAGTAGGAAAGGGCGATCACACTGCCGCTTTCTCCCGGCATTAAACAAACGGTTATGCTCTCTTGGTTACAATTATCTAAAACATATTGAGGAAAATCTATCATGGCAGCAGTAAGAAAAACCAACTCGGAACGTATTTTACGTATTCACCAACTTTGCGAAGAACATTTTGGTTCCGTACGTTTCGTCGGCGTCAAATACCACACGAAGATCGGATGGGTCGCAAAAGTACAGTTTGAAGATGACGTTGACTTCGGCAACCTCACTGCCGACGGTAAAGACGCGACCGATGCACTGCGCAAACTGAAAAACCGTGTTAAAAAGATCATTAAACGTTATAACGTAGTATAAATACTTTTTTATCAATAGGCTTTTGTATATCAACCCTTCATACTGGCAAGTTTAATTACTATTTCAAAGACAACTTGTATCAATAAACATCTGTTCGCAAAAGCCTAGGGTAAAACACAAGACAATTCATTACAAGTCAAAAGTATCAACCCCTTTTATTTCTACTTGTATATGTGCGTTCATGTGGTCCATTTTTTCAATCATTTCTTGTTCGCTGCGAAATTTCATGATAAATATACCTAAAGTACAATCAGAACCTCTAAATTGTTTCACTTTGTCGCCTTTTTTTATATATATTGACTCTTGGATAATATTTTTTCTGATTTCATCGCTAAAACAAATATCTTTGACTATACCATCCTGCAATGCATGTAAAACATAATAGGCATAAAAACCTTCCGGCTTTTTCATCTTCAAGGAGGAAATATCCTTGCCCAATGCGGCATCGACAGTATATTTGACCATGTTAACCCCTGTTGCATGATAGACAAGTTCCGGAATCAGATTCCCTCCATTTCTGGCACCCGCCTCAATAATAGTAATATTATTATTCTGATCAAATTGGAATTCGTGATTAATTGCACCTGTTTTCATCTTTAATAGAGTCATTAGTCTTTGTAGTTCCTTATGGAATTTGTCCAAAAAAGGCTTTTCGTAAACGGATGGCAGACTCCCTCCTACCGGAACCATGGGATTACAGTTTTTGTCAAAATGCGTGTTTGTATAACTTGCAAATACCACCTTGCCGTCAACTAAAAAACTGTCGCCCCCGATCTGATAACCACTTTTTACAAAGAACTCTTCGACAATGACTTTTTTTTCCTTAGAATATTTCATCGCATATTCAAATGCCGACTTTAATTCGTCCTTTGCTTTGATTTGAGTAACACCTTTGCTGCCTGAAGAGTCAACAGGTTTTACTATAACAGGCAGTGCAACGAAATCAAGCCACTCTTTTGCCTCGGTATAACCATAAAATGCCTTTGATTCGGGAACACAAAAATTGTGTTCTTTGAGAAAATTTTTGAATAGATCTTTACGGGAAAGAATCAATACAGAAGAATATGGGTTGGAAGGAAGCCCAAGATAATTGGCAACATAGGCTTGCGTTGGCGCTGCTGGGTCAGAAGCGTAAGCAACGATACCGTCTATATTCAATCTTTTTGCAAGCGCCAAAACAGCCTCTTTGTCCGTAGTGCTAATATCATGGTATTCATTTGCAAGTTTATGGCCTGGATTTTCCGGTAAATAATCGCAGGTAATGACATAATGGCCTTGCTCTTTTGCATATATAATAGGTGCGATCTGAGACTGTGATGCTCCAAGAAATAAAATACGCTTCTGCATTAATATGCCTTTTAATCATTGCTATGATTAATTACCTAATGACTTTGTCCTGGGAGGAGTGTCAAAGATAGAAGAACCCTTATTGGCAACCGTCTTATTTAGATCAATATCTGTATTCGCACACAGACTCCGCCAGAAATCTACACTTGCATCATTAACAAAAAGCCTAAAAGTATATTCTCTTCAGTGTAGTTTTATTAGCCAGTACATGCTGCTATAGGAAAACTGATTGTATATCACAAACGATATCAAATATGCTGCAAAAAGGATATTAAAAAATCCAATCGAATATATATTTCAGTTTTAAATGCGATTCTTGTCGTGTCAACTAAAATACCATCACGTACAACTCAGTCATTATCGGCGGATGATTTAACAACATCATTGGATAACTATCCCGTTAAATCAATGCAGTGCAAAAATAAGTTGATATGGAAGATGGGTAAAAAAAGAGAGAAAACGGCCAACACACCAGGGAGACCGTTTATGGCCACAATCTTAACACACTATTCTTATAGACCACTGACATCAAAATCATATAATCTTTAATGACACTCATTATTAAGTCTTGGCTACATAGATAATATATTTTTATTATCAAACTCCGTTTACAGAAATTCATTATATTTTTCTTAAAAATAGAGCCACTATATTTCGTCATGAAGGCATTAAAATAGATTTTTAATACTACGGGTCATCTAAAGAAAAAAAACGCTCAAAACCGCTTATTTTCACACGGTGCATAAGATGTGAATAAGAGAGGCCATTTTTAGTAATTTTTTGCTTTTTTTACGGTATTTCAGATTACTTTTATATTAATAAATACTTAATTTGAAAATTTACACCCATCTTTTTTAAGGCCCGTAAAACAGGGTTTTCTAAACCATATTCATAATAATTATCTATATGTAGCAGATCTGAAACAGCCTTCTAAAAAGTTTTTCACATTTCCCAGAGTTTGCAGCGTCTTTCCGGCTGAAAATATCACTTTTTTCCCATTTTTATGCCACTCCTATTCTATTCACTGTATCGCTTTTAACAAGATATATTTTGCTTGACTTGATGGCACTTCAGTAATCCAAATATGACCCTCGTGTAACCTCCAGGCAATATTAAATATCTAAACTGCTTTACTTTCTATCGGAGAAAACTATGTTTAGCATTGAAGAGATTTTACAAAGCGAGCATCCCAAAATTTTTACTTATCCAAAGCTGATAACCAAACCGGGCATCTCATTTTTGCAACTGCTTTTTCATGAACAGCATATCAATGATTTTTTGCAGAACCATCCTCAGAGTGGTATCGATTTTATCAATAATGTTTTGGAACACTTGGAGATATCCTATAAAACAGATAACAAAGAGATTCTCAATGTCCCCTCTATCGGTAAATGTATTATTGTCGCCAATCATCCTCTCGGCGCACTTGATGCTTTGGTCTTAATACAGATGCTCATATCTGTCCGCCAGGAGAAAAAGATCAAGATCGTAGCCAATGCCATGCTATCACACATAGTACAATTAGAAGAGCTTCTCATTCCTGTTGATAATATAAGCGGGAAACTGACAAAAGAGAGTCTGCATGCTATCGAAAACGCTTTGCAGAATGAAGAACTGGTCATCTTCTTTCCGGCAGGAGAGGTCTCTCGTGCCAATATTAACGGCATATCGGATGGCAAATGGAAAAAAGGGTTTTTGAAGTTTGCCAAACGTACCCAGTCTCCTATACTGCCTATACATATTCATGCACGCAACAGTTTGACCTTTTATACCGCATCATTGATCTACAAACCATTCGGCGCAGCACTGTTGGCCCACGAGATGTTCAAATCAAAAAAAAGCGTCTTTGAATTTACTATCGGTGAACTTGTAGCACCGCAAACCGTCTTCAGCATGAATCTCCCTCTGAAACAACATGCAAAACTGTTCCGAAAGCATCTTTACAAAATTGCCAAAGGCAAAAAGGGATTTTACAAGACCGAACAGTGCATAGCGCATCCCGAGTCTCGCCAGCTCATCAAACAGGAGCTAAGCAGTGCTGAGCATCTCGGCACTACCACAGACAATAAGCTCATCTATCTTGTCGAGTACCGTGAGGCTCCAACGCTTATGAATGAAATAGGGCGTCTGCGCGAATACAGTTTTCGAAAAGTAGGCGAGGGTACCGGTCGCCACAAAGACCTTGACAGATACGATGAGTACTACCAGCACCTGGTGCTGTGGGATGACCAGGCGTTGGAAGTCGTCGGCGCTTATCGTCTTGGAGAATGCAACTGGATCCTCTCGTGGTCAGGAAAAGAGGGGCTTTATCTCAATGAACTCTGCAGTATGGATGAACAGCATGACCAGTATCTCTTAGAAGCTGTAGAACTGGGACGAAGTTTTGTCCAGCCCCGCTACTGGGGAACGCGCGCACTTGACTATCTTTGGCAGGGTATCGGTGCCTATTTGAAACATAATCCACAGATACGCTATCTTATGGGGCCGGTAAGCATCAGTGCTTCTTACCCAGCCAGTGCCAGAGATGCTATCGTCTATTTTTACAGCCGCTATTTTGCTCCGATGCAAAAAACGCTTACCGCCCGCTCTCCCTATCGGCTCTCCAATATAACCAACAAAGAGTTTGACGAACTTTTTGACGACAATGACTATAAAACAGCCTTTGTCCAACTGAAAAACTACCTTGCCGCTTTTGATGTAAACGTACCGACACTGTTCAAACAGTATTCAGAACTATGCGAAGAGGGCGGTGTCACCTTTTTTGATTTTGGTATAGACAGTGATTTTAATGATTGCGTAGATGGTTACATTCTTGTAGACCGGCAGCTGATGAAAGCATCAAAACAGAAACGCTATATCCGTAGCGATACACTGAACGGTGGCTGAATCGATCCATATATTTTGCAGATCTCATTACTGTTTCATAGAGGAAATAATATTTATTGTTTCACGTGAAACAATAAAAAAGGCTGACTTAACAGAACCGAGTATGGAGCTGCCGCTTCCTGTAAAATATTCTCATTTCTATTGCTATGTGGTCATAGCTTCGTAGCACTCTTTTAAGAAATCGGTCTTGGATTTCACTACATAATCGTTGCCGCCATAACTGAACTCCAACTGTGATGCGTGAAGCAAAAGACGTTTCGCTCCTCCCAATTTAATTCGCTCACTGCTGTCGATATCTCTATCTAGAAAACGGACGATATCCGATTCGCTTTGCCCGTATATCGGGTCACCAACGATCGGATGTTTCACGTGAAACAAATGCACCCTTATTTGATGCTGCCGTCCGGTCAAGGGCT
Encoded proteins:
- the hisF gene encoding imidazole glycerol phosphate synthase subunit HisF, which gives rise to MDYFAKRIIPCLDVKDGRVVKGVNFVGLKDAGDPVEVAKRYNDEGADEITFLDIGASHEGRDTIVDIVEKVAQEVFIPLTVGGGIRKLEDIYALLNVGCDKVSVNSAAIKRPEFINEGAQRFGSQCIVVAIDVKKTGDQYNVYLNGGRVDTGLNALEWAKEAVDRGAGEILLTSMDADGTKAGFDIPITEQISKLLNVPVIASGGAGTMEHIREAFEHGADAALAASIFHYKEIDIMDLKHYLHDHHIPVRL
- a CDS encoding purine-nucleoside phosphorylase, translated to MIICAGNNETFEFATPMGVGLVETAMNLTRLCLFDKPEFLLFVGTAGSYGKHNIFDIIESKTAANIELAFLQKKAYTPLDNVVSTQTEGKKDIIVNSSNYISTDAELVKKFLNFGVEIENMEFFSVLRIAQEFDIPAGGVFCVTNYCDENAHADFLKNHDEAKEKLTRHVKQRIKELTAR
- the rlmN gene encoding 23S rRNA (adenine(2503)-C(2))-methyltransferase RlmN codes for the protein MAETKPTILDYTKEELQTLVKPAFRAKQIFGWIYNSFVDSFDEMQNIPKALREELSEKFILNPLKILHKEESADGTIKYLFELPDGKTIETVWLKMKDAQYDDEGKLLHEAKHTVCVSTQVGCKVGCSFCLTAKGGFTRDLTPGEIVAQVLTVKKDNQHASNRRVNIVYMGMGEPLDNLDSLTKAIKIFKDEDGLAISGKRQTVSTSGISTKIDKLGEADLGVHIAISLHAVDDDLRTELIPMNKAYNIQSIIDAVKRFPIDTRKRVMFEYLVIKNRNDDLQSAKKLVKLLSGIKAKVNLIYFNPYPGSDYQRPSREDMVAFQEYLVNHGLLCTIRDSKGIDISAACGQLKETKENEKKELV
- a CDS encoding ATP-grasp domain-containing protein: MQKRILFLGASQSQIAPIIYAKEQGHYVITCDYLPENPGHKLANEYHDISTTDKEAVLALAKRLNIDGIVAYASDPAAPTQAYVANYLGLPSNPYSSVLILSRKDLFKNFLKEHNFCVPESKAFYGYTEAKEWLDFVALPVIVKPVDSSGSKGVTQIKAKDELKSAFEYAMKYSKEKKVIVEEFFVKSGYQIGGDSFLVDGKVVFASYTNTHFDKNCNPMVPVGGSLPSVYEKPFLDKFHKELQRLMTLLKMKTGAINHEFQFDQNNNITIIEAGARNGGNLIPELVYHATGVNMVKYTVDAALGKDISSLKMKKPEGFYAYYVLHALQDGIVKDICFSDEIRKNIIQESIYIKKGDKVKQFRGSDCTLGIFIMKFRSEQEMIEKMDHMNAHIQVEIKGVDTFDL
- a CDS encoding lysophospholipid acyltransferase family protein, producing MFSIEEILQSEHPKIFTYPKLITKPGISFLQLLFHEQHINDFLQNHPQSGIDFINNVLEHLEISYKTDNKEILNVPSIGKCIIVANHPLGALDALVLIQMLISVRQEKKIKIVANAMLSHIVQLEELLIPVDNISGKLTKESLHAIENALQNEELVIFFPAGEVSRANINGISDGKWKKGFLKFAKRTQSPILPIHIHARNSLTFYTASLIYKPFGAALLAHEMFKSKKSVFEFTIGELVAPQTVFSMNLPLKQHAKLFRKHLYKIAKGKKGFYKTEQCIAHPESRQLIKQELSSAEHLGTTTDNKLIYLVEYREAPTLMNEIGRLREYSFRKVGEGTGRHKDLDRYDEYYQHLVLWDDQALEVVGAYRLGECNWILSWSGKEGLYLNELCSMDEQHDQYLLEAVELGRSFVQPRYWGTRALDYLWQGIGAYLKHNPQIRYLMGPVSISASYPASARDAIVYFYSRYFAPMQKTLTARSPYRLSNITNKEFDELFDDNDYKTAFVQLKNYLAAFDVNVPTLFKQYSELCEEGGVTFFDFGIDSDFNDCVDGYILVDRQLMKASKQKRYIRSDTLNGG